TTCGCCATGAGCTTGAAAGTCTGTTTTTTAAAGCGTTTTTATCTTTCATACGCACCCCTCTTCCTTCTGCTCCCGCTGATACTGCCTGCTTACGATTTCGATCATCTGCTTACGAAGCATCTGGAACTGGGGATCGAAAGCAACTTCTTTCGTACGCTTGTTAAAGGGAATATCTACATTTACAATGTGCTCTATTCTTGCCGGCTGTTCAGAAAGAACTAAAATACGGTTTGAAAAAAGCAGTGCTTCGTCGATGCTGTTGGTAACAATTACAATGGTGTTTTTACTTCTTTCAAATATTTGAAGAAAATCCAGCCTTAACTTTTTGCGGGTAAGAGCATCTAACGCGCCGAAAGGCTGGTCAAGAAGAAGAAGGTCCGGCCTTAAAGCCAGTGCCCTTGCGATTCCTACACGCTGCATCATTCCTCCCGAAAGCTCCTGAGGGAGGGCCCTTCTGTAATTTGAAAGTCCTACGATTTCAAGGGCCTCGTCAATACGTGCCTTATTATCGGCTTCGTCCTTAAAATAGTGCATTTCCAGCGGAAGCTTCAAATTATCTTCTACGGAACGCCATGGCTGAAGATTATTCTCCTGGAAGACAAAGCCGATGCGTTGTTTAATGGATTTCGGCATTTTCTTCGAGCAGTCTGTTCCAAAAACAGAAAGACTGCCTTCATCTGCCTGTGTTATGCCGCCTAATATTTTCAGAAGAGTGGTTTTACCGCAGCCGCTGGGGCCCATAATACCGATTACCTCCTGAGGAGCGGCGGAAAATGAAAATTTATCTAAAATGACCTGCTTTTCCTTTTTTCTGGAAAAGGCCTTGCTAACGTCAGTTATTTTAAAAACCGACTCACCCATCATTTTGCCTCCCTACTTTAAAGAATACAAACATCCTTGCCCCGGCGTCTGATGGCAAATTCCCGACAGCAGTTTTCTTCGCTTTTTGTTTCTTTTCCGTTAACCACATCAATCATAAAATCATACATGCGCCCTGCAACAGTCTCAAGGGTTTCGCTTTCGTAAACTACAGTTCCTGCGTCAACGTCAATCAGGTCCGGAAGATTCTTTGCAATCTGCGAATTGCTTGAAACTTTGATTACAGGCATTATGGGGTTTCCTGTAGGAGTACCTCTGCCTGTTGTAAAGAAACAAAGCTGCGCTCCTGATGCTGCCAAAGCAACCATAGACTCTACATCATGCCCGGGGCCTTCCATGATAACAAGCCCCTTGGACTTGGGAATTTCGCCGTGATATACCACTTCGGAAATTGGTCTCGAACCGCCTTTTTTAATGCAGCCAAGGGATTTTTCTTCAAGGGTCGTAAGCCCGCCTTCAATGTTTCCGGGGGAAATATCCCTTAAATTATTGCTCCCCACTCTGGCTAAATTCGATTCCGTCTCGTCCATATATTTCTTAAGCAGTTGTCTTGTTTCATCGTCTTTACAGCGTTCATAAAGATCTTCTTCCGCCCCTATGAACTCTGTAAGCTCCGTAAGAAAGGCTGTGCCTCCTTCGTCAACGACCCTGTCAACCATAAGACCCAAAGCCGGATTTGCCGTAAGGCCGGAATAGCTGTCGGAAGCGCCGCACTGAGTGCCTACAAGAAGGTCGGATA
This is a stretch of genomic DNA from Anaeropeptidivorans aminofermentans. It encodes these proteins:
- a CDS encoding ABC transporter ATP-binding protein, whose amino-acid sequence is MMGESVFKITDVSKAFSRKKEKQVILDKFSFSAAPQEVIGIMGPSGCGKTTLLKILGGITQADEGSLSVFGTDCSKKMPKSIKQRIGFVFQENNLQPWRSVEDNLKLPLEMHYFKDEADNKARIDEALEIVGLSNYRRALPQELSGGMMQRVGIARALALRPDLLLLDQPFGALDALTRKKLRLDFLQIFERSKNTIVIVTNSIDEALLFSNRILVLSEQPARIEHIVNVDIPFNKRTKEVAFDPQFQMLRKQMIEIVSRQYQREQKEEGCV
- a CDS encoding UxaA family hydrolase, translating into MQKLMGYKRKDGRFGIRNHLLVIPTVVCANGVVEALGRIYGDKIMTISHPYGCTFDYVSNEEIEKTLAGVASNPNVGAALIIGLGCETAKISYVYEKTKETNDLTACLVIQKEGGMKNTIESAGKIIDEYLLKLEKMEREPMEISDLLVGTQCGASDSYSGLTANPALGLMVDRVVDEGGTAFLTELTEFIGAEEDLYERCKDDETRQLLKKYMDETESNLARVGSNNLRDISPGNIEGGLTTLEEKSLGCIKKGGSRPISEVVYHGEIPKSKGLVIMEGPGHDVESMVALAASGAQLCFFTTGRGTPTGNPIMPVIKVSSNSQIAKNLPDLIDVDAGTVVYESETLETVAGRMYDFMIDVVNGKETKSEENCCREFAIRRRGKDVCIL